Proteins encoded together in one Jaculus jaculus isolate mJacJac1 chromosome 7, mJacJac1.mat.Y.cur, whole genome shotgun sequence window:
- the Sertm1 gene encoding serine-rich and transmembrane domain-containing protein 1 has product MSEAGPSSGFAGSVENGTFLELFPTSLSTSVDATSGHLSSVYIYVSIFLSLLAFLLLLLIIALQRLKNIISSSSSYPEYPSDAGSSFTNLEVCSISSQRSTFSNLSS; this is encoded by the coding sequence ATGTCTGAAGCTGGCCCTTCATCTGGATTTGCTGGGAGTGTGGAGAATGGAACTTTCCTTGAGCTGTTTCCCACATCGCTGTCCACATCAGTGGATGCAACCTCAGGCCACCTGTCCAGCGTCTACATCTATGTGTCCATATTCCTGAGCCTTCTAGCATTCCTGCTTTTGCTGTTAATCATTGCTCTCCAGAGGCTCAAAAATATCATTTCCTCCAGTTCATCCTATCCAGAGTATCCAAGTGATGCTGGAAGTTCCTTCACCAACTTAGAAGTCTGTAGCATTTCCTCTCAAAGGTCTACATTTTCAAACCTTTCATCCTGA